The Solibacillus sp. FSL R7-0682 genome includes a window with the following:
- the coxB gene encoding cytochrome c oxidase subunit II yields the protein MMKGLKKWRLFSLLTVMTVFLSACGEEYISTLRPSGPVGKEQLNILILASVIMLFVVIIVSTIYLVAFFKFRRSKVGENHMPKQVEGSHTLEVIWTVIPIVLLLILAVPTLNSTYKFADVAAMDEVDENGNKTALTINVTAKLYWWEFEYPDLGIITAQDLVVPTGEKVYFNLLAADVKHSFWIPAVGGKMDTNVDGINKFYLQFDKKSEGLNDGEGVFYGKCAELCGPSHALMDFKVKALDREGFDAWVAAMKATEGNTANKESADIGEATFANSCLGCHAVSAVAGSGLGPNLTNFGDRARLAGFMEHTVENTTEWIIDPDKYKPGNTMKGTYNVSPEEAKAIAEYLMTLSVEQ from the coding sequence ATGATGAAAGGGCTTAAAAAATGGCGTTTATTCTCGCTATTAACAGTAATGACAGTATTCCTTTCAGCATGTGGTGAGGAGTATATTTCGACACTTCGCCCATCAGGTCCGGTCGGTAAAGAGCAGTTAAACATTTTAATTCTAGCTTCTGTGATTATGTTATTCGTTGTAATCATAGTATCTACTATTTATTTAGTTGCTTTCTTTAAGTTCCGCCGTTCAAAAGTTGGCGAGAACCATATGCCAAAGCAAGTGGAAGGTAGTCACACGCTTGAAGTAATTTGGACAGTAATCCCGATTGTATTATTACTAATCCTAGCTGTTCCAACATTAAACTCTACGTATAAATTTGCAGATGTTGCTGCAATGGATGAAGTAGATGAGAACGGTAACAAAACAGCGCTTACAATTAATGTAACTGCAAAACTATATTGGTGGGAATTTGAGTACCCAGATTTAGGGATCATTACTGCACAAGATTTAGTAGTACCTACTGGTGAAAAAGTGTACTTCAATTTACTCGCTGCTGACGTTAAGCACTCATTCTGGATTCCAGCTGTTGGCGGTAAGATGGATACAAACGTTGATGGGATTAACAAGTTCTATCTACAATTCGATAAAAAGTCTGAAGGTTTAAATGACGGAGAAGGTGTATTCTACGGTAAATGTGCTGAGTTATGTGGTCCTTCTCACGCATTAATGGACTTCAAAGTAAAAGCACTTGATCGCGAAGGCTTTGATGCATGGGTAGCTGCTATGAAAGCAACGGAAGGCAATACAGCAAACAAAGAATCTGCTGATATTGGTGAAGCGACATTTGCTAATTCATGTTTAGGATGTCATGCAGTATCAGCGGTAGCTGGTTCTGGTTTAGGTCCAAACTTAACAAACTTCGGTGATCGTGCTCGTTTAGCTGGCTTCATGGAGCATACAGTTGAAAATACGACTGAATGGATTATTGATCCAGATAAGTATAAGCCAGGTAACACAATGAAGGGGACTTACAATGTATCACCTGAAGAGGCGAAAGCAATCGCTGAATATTTAATGACATTATCAGTTGAACAATAA
- a CDS encoding COX15/CtaA family protein, translated as MQQKYYKYLKWFAVAATLGMLLILQGGALVTKTDSGLGCGRNWPDCNGSLIPKEITAEVLIEFSHRLVTGSVSIFILILTIWTWKALGHIREVKFLGISALFFLILQALIGAAQVLWGQGDFILALHFGISLISFAAVLLLTLIVFEVDKKFDTDNINMSKKLKIHTICVTLYSYIVVYTGALVRHTDASLVCPDWPFCRNDQPFALPYNMYEWVQMGHRFAVLLFVIWITYIAIHVIKHYKNQPVIYWGWVIAFIIVVMQVLAGMLVVLLKLHLAVSLMHSLLITLLFGLLCYMILLVSRNK; from the coding sequence ATGCAACAAAAATATTACAAATATTTAAAATGGTTTGCTGTTGCGGCAACACTGGGCATGTTGCTCATTCTTCAAGGTGGCGCACTCGTTACGAAAACAGACAGCGGATTAGGCTGCGGGCGAAATTGGCCAGATTGTAACGGTTCTTTAATCCCTAAAGAAATTACAGCTGAAGTTTTAATCGAATTTTCACACCGTCTTGTGACAGGCTCTGTATCTATTTTCATACTTATATTAACAATTTGGACATGGAAAGCATTAGGGCATATTAGAGAAGTGAAATTTTTAGGCATTTCGGCTTTGTTCTTCCTTATTTTACAAGCTTTAATTGGGGCTGCTCAAGTATTATGGGGGCAAGGTGACTTCATACTCGCACTACATTTCGGAATTTCATTGATCTCATTTGCTGCTGTTTTATTACTTACATTAATCGTATTTGAAGTCGATAAAAAGTTCGATACGGATAATATTAATATGAGTAAAAAATTAAAAATACATACTATATGTGTAACTTTATATTCTTACATAGTTGTATACACTGGGGCATTAGTTCGCCATACAGATGCAAGTTTAGTCTGTCCTGATTGGCCATTTTGTAGAAATGATCAACCATTTGCATTACCTTATAACATGTATGAATGGGTACAAATGGGGCACCGATTTGCCGTATTATTATTCGTTATCTGGATTACTTACATTGCGATTCATGTAATTAAGCACTATAAAAATCAGCCGGTAATTTATTGGGGCTGGGTAATTGCGTTTATTATCGTAGTTATGCAAGTACTTGCAGGTATGTTAGTTGTATTATTAAAATTACATTTAGCCGTTTCATTAATGCATTCATTATTAATTACTTTATTATTTGGTTTATTATGTTATATGATTTTACTAGTTTCTCGAAATAAATAG